The Pseudanabaena galeata CCNP1313 genome includes a region encoding these proteins:
- the glnT gene encoding type III glutamate--ammonia ligase produces the protein MTKALSEIAQEKGIRYFLISFTDLFGVQRAKLVPTAAIDSMEANGAGFAGFATWLDMTPADPDIFAIPDRHSLFPLPWQPEIGWMPADLYMNGEPVKQAPRYVLKQALSQAEALGYRVKTGVECEYFLLSADGTDISDLSDRASKPCYDQQALMRRFDIIAEICDAMLEMGWGAYQNDHEDANGQFEMNWTYADALVTADRHAFFKYMVKAIAEKYGFRATFMPKPFPHLTGNGCHTHLSIWDLEGNTNLFDDAKGELGLSSLAYQFIGGVLHSAESVCAFTNPTVNSYKRINAPVTNSGATWSPNTISYTGNNRTHMIRIPEAGRFEFRLADGAANPYLLPAALIASGLDGIKHQREAGQRYDNNSYTDPLPFGTVKQLPANLLDALRCLQANTILPESLGSEFVQSYIKLKQREWNDFSTRISPWELENTLDC, from the coding sequence ATGACTAAGGCTCTATCGGAAATTGCTCAAGAAAAAGGGATTCGCTACTTTCTCATTTCCTTCACTGACCTCTTTGGCGTGCAACGCGCTAAATTAGTGCCAACCGCAGCGATCGACTCGATGGAAGCCAATGGCGCAGGATTTGCAGGATTTGCCACATGGCTTGACATGACACCCGCCGATCCCGATATCTTCGCTATTCCCGATCGCCATAGTCTTTTCCCCTTACCTTGGCAACCCGAAATTGGCTGGATGCCCGCCGATCTCTACATGAATGGCGAACCTGTCAAACAAGCCCCGCGTTATGTTCTCAAGCAAGCCCTCAGTCAAGCCGAAGCCCTCGGTTATCGCGTCAAAACTGGTGTGGAATGCGAATATTTCCTACTCTCTGCTGATGGTACGGATATTTCTGATTTAAGCGATCGCGCTAGCAAGCCCTGTTACGATCAACAAGCCCTGATGCGCCGCTTCGATATCATTGCCGAAATCTGCGATGCCATGTTAGAGATGGGTTGGGGAGCCTATCAGAACGATCATGAAGATGCGAATGGTCAATTTGAGATGAACTGGACTTATGCCGATGCTTTGGTCACAGCCGATCGCCATGCCTTTTTTAAATATATGGTTAAGGCGATCGCTGAAAAGTACGGTTTCCGCGCCACCTTCATGCCCAAACCATTCCCACATCTAACGGGCAACGGCTGTCATACCCATCTCTCCATTTGGGATTTAGAGGGAAATACGAATCTCTTTGACGACGCAAAAGGAGAACTCGGTTTATCGAGCTTAGCCTATCAATTTATCGGTGGCGTATTGCATTCCGCCGAATCCGTCTGTGCCTTCACCAATCCCACCGTCAATTCCTACAAGCGGATTAATGCCCCCGTCACTAACTCTGGCGCAACATGGTCACCCAACACAATCAGCTACACAGGCAACAATCGCACCCACATGATCCGCATTCCCGAAGCAGGTCGCTTTGAGTTCCGTCTCGCCGATGGAGCCGCTAATCCCTATCTCCTCCCTGCTGCCCTCATCGCCAGTGGTCTCGATGGCATCAAACACCAACGCGAAGCAGGTCAACGCTATGACAATAATTCCTACACCGATCCGCTTCCCTTTGGCACGGTGAAGCAGTTGCCAGCTAATCTTTTAGATGCGCTGCGATGTTTGCAAGCAAATACGATTTTGCCAGAGTCTTTAGGCTCAGAGTTTGTGCAATCCTATATAAAGTTAAAGCAACGCGAATGGAATGATTTCAGTACTCGCATTAGTCCTTGGGAACTAGAAAATACTTTAGATTGCTAA
- a CDS encoding nucleotidyltransferase domain-containing protein, whose translation MITTMESKALLQRIKEFVCAIEPTAQIFLYGSCARNDARPDSDWDILILVDGVVNPPQRDRLRHQIYEIE comes from the coding sequence ATGATTACAACTATGGAAAGCAAAGCATTACTTCAACGTATCAAAGAATTTGTATGTGCGATCGAGCCAACCGCACAAATATTTCTCTATGGCTCCTGCGCCCGTAATGACGCAAGACCAGACTCAGACTGGGATATCTTGATATTGGTTGACGGAGTCGTCAATCCACCCCAACGCGATCGCCTACGCCATCAAATTTATGAAATTGAATGA
- a CDS encoding type II toxin-antitoxin system PemK/MazF family toxin, whose product MKPNRGEIWLVNLEPTVGAEIRKTRPVVVISSDAIGKLPIKLIAPITDWKPYFEENIWHIKIEPDSTNGLSKVSAIDTLQLRGLDTTRFIRQLGRISEEIMMEITMAIALVIEYTPD is encoded by the coding sequence ATGAAACCAAATAGAGGTGAAATCTGGTTGGTAAATCTTGAACCAACCGTCGGTGCAGAAATTCGCAAAACTAGACCAGTGGTTGTGATTAGCTCAGATGCGATCGGCAAATTACCCATAAAACTGATTGCTCCCATTACTGACTGGAAACCATATTTCGAGGAAAACATCTGGCATATCAAGATTGAGCCAGATAGCACGAATGGATTAAGTAAAGTCTCAGCAATTGATACGCTTCAACTAAGAGGTCTAGACACCACAAGGTTTATCCGACAACTAGGCAGGATTTCTGAAGAGATAATGATGGAAATTACGATGGCGATCGCCCTAGTAATCGAATACACGCCAGATTAA
- a CDS encoding Uma2 family endonuclease encodes MTTLLRISQIETLAGQSTVLHDINWQQFESILQDLGDKRRSRIAYLNGVLEIALPLPESERIKVLIRDFVQVLMDKMGIDFEGFGSTTFKRIDKLAGLEPDDCFYIQNNVAMRGIRKLDMTIDPPPDLAIEVDVTSKTKFNVYRILGVPELWLYDQSLKIYILRDGEYVESELSPIFGAIPIRDVITQFLEMSLSEGRSKAMKAFRLWMQENLS; translated from the coding sequence ATGACCACCCTATTACGAATCTCACAGATTGAAACCTTAGCAGGACAAAGCACAGTCCTCCATGATATCAACTGGCAACAATTTGAATCTATCCTCCAAGACCTTGGCGACAAGCGCAGATCGAGAATTGCTTATTTAAATGGTGTATTAGAAATTGCTTTGCCACTACCTGAAAGCGAAAGAATTAAAGTTTTGATTAGAGATTTTGTACAAGTCCTAATGGACAAAATGGGAATCGATTTTGAAGGGTTTGGCTCCACGACTTTCAAGCGCATCGACAAACTTGCAGGACTAGAACCCGATGACTGCTTCTATATTCAAAACAATGTCGCTATGCGTGGTATCCGCAAACTAGACATGACCATCGATCCTCCGCCTGATTTAGCGATCGAGGTGGATGTCACTTCCAAAACCAAGTTTAATGTTTACCGCATCCTTGGCGTACCTGAGCTCTGGCTATACGATCAGAGCTTGAAAATTTATATTTTGCGTGATGGCGAGTATGTCGAATCGGAATTAAGCCCTATTTTTGGAGCTATCCCAATCCGTGATGTCATAACGCAGTTTTTAGAGATGAGTCTTAGCGAAGGACGCAGTAAAGCGATGAAAGCTTTTCGGTTATGGATGCAAGAGAACTTATCATAA
- a CDS encoding alpha/beta fold hydrolase — MNTFTIKNFQLQCGATLPNAQLVYQTYGELNRDRSNVILYPTSYGAQHTDIEWLVRPDGILDPTKWFVIIINMFGNGLSSSPSNCVECGLAEQGFWFTHLDNVTAQEQLLREVFGIERLALVYGWSMGAQQAYHWGALYGDRVERIAAICGTAKTTEHNRIFLESLRCSLTADPTWNGTSFDSIPDRGFRTFARIYASWASSQAFYREGLYYQFGYESLEDYLLRGWEAGYRKRDPRNLMAMLDTWLRCDVSDNPIYQKDYELAMRSIQAKTLVMPSNTDLYFTPEDCDREAALIPHSSYIPISSIWGHRAGNPYQNPEDEKFIRQAVGELLSR, encoded by the coding sequence ATGAATACTTTTACGATTAAAAACTTTCAGCTTCAGTGCGGGGCAACTTTGCCCAACGCTCAACTGGTTTATCAGACCTATGGCGAACTCAATCGCGATCGCTCGAACGTAATTCTCTATCCCACCTCCTACGGAGCGCAACACACAGATATTGAATGGTTGGTGCGACCTGATGGTATTCTCGATCCGACAAAATGGTTCGTGATCATCATCAATATGTTTGGGAATGGGCTATCGAGTTCGCCAAGCAATTGTGTGGAATGTGGCTTAGCCGAGCAGGGTTTCTGGTTTACGCATCTAGATAACGTCACGGCTCAAGAGCAATTGCTACGCGAAGTCTTTGGGATTGAGCGCTTAGCCCTAGTTTATGGCTGGTCGATGGGTGCTCAGCAGGCTTATCATTGGGGGGCATTGTATGGCGATCGCGTGGAACGTATAGCCGCAATTTGTGGCACGGCGAAAACTACAGAGCATAACCGTATTTTCCTAGAGAGCTTGCGCTGTTCCCTCACAGCCGATCCAACTTGGAATGGAACTAGTTTTGATAGTATTCCTGATCGCGGTTTTCGTACCTTTGCCAGAATATACGCTAGTTGGGCATCATCCCAAGCCTTTTATCGTGAAGGTTTGTATTATCAATTCGGTTACGAATCTCTCGAAGATTATCTCTTGCGTGGTTGGGAAGCTGGCTATCGCAAGCGCGATCCGCGAAATTTGATGGCGATGCTTGATACTTGGCTCAGGTGTGATGTCAGCGATAATCCCATTTATCAAAAAGATTATGAACTTGCCATGCGATCGATTCAAGCGAAAACCTTAGTCATGCCCAGCAATACAGATTTGTATTTTACCCCCGAAGATTGCGATCGCGAGGCGGCGCTAATTCCCCATAGTTCATATATTCCCATTTCTTCGATCTGGGGACATCGTGCAGGTAATCCCTATCAAAATCCTGAAGATGAGAAGTTCATTCGTCAAGCAGTTGGGGAATTGCTAAGTCGGTAA
- a CDS encoding outer membrane protein assembly factor BamB family protein — MHVINSKFKLPDSRKLINFGKYFLISLLLLLGLHFVAYANNPEVIIQPEWTANLQASTQLITTGEHLFVIENPKYSEEPRDYSATLFAINTASGKVQWQQKLPPYQTLGSRQLILENGTIYASHDNGVLGFDPATGSPKASFKYAEDIRGGIRDRLMGIHQDIAIYGDSIAIDESGSSLAGYQTKVFGIDKDKTIWSYQLPKTNGLIGIQAINPLVQNGILLLPSFHDTTAGRIEQFTVMDVASGKVLWTWEAPQNPNGLWSANVFGDTIYTSVFGHTKTQPSGRIRAIDLKTGKEKWSYVITGKVKAVNEREILIWEPTRNSSGNFVFLDKETGRFLRRFTVTREYDREPQHLTWVDGRVYIEDMEIKNVTLGFYGSADNNSWVSAFDDKTGKLVWRTPTLMNSHIYYPPVVSAIADKPEKKRLIFASNFLRTEGSSKVLSFVIP, encoded by the coding sequence ATGCATGTCATCAACTCAAAATTTAAGTTGCCAGATTCGCGAAAGTTGATCAATTTTGGGAAATACTTTCTAATTTCCTTGCTGCTTTTATTGGGCTTGCATTTCGTAGCTTACGCAAATAATCCTGAAGTTATAATTCAGCCTGAATGGACTGCTAACTTGCAAGCAAGTACTCAACTGATTACGACTGGCGAGCATTTATTTGTAATTGAGAACCCGAAGTATAGTGAAGAGCCAAGAGATTATTCGGCTACTTTATTTGCGATTAATACTGCGTCAGGGAAAGTGCAATGGCAGCAGAAATTACCACCTTATCAGACTCTTGGTAGCCGCCAGTTAATTTTAGAGAATGGAACTATCTATGCTAGTCATGACAATGGCGTTTTGGGATTTGATCCTGCAACTGGTTCTCCTAAAGCATCTTTTAAATATGCAGAAGATATACGTGGCGGTATCCGCGATCGCTTGATGGGCATACATCAGGATATTGCTATATATGGTGATTCTATAGCAATTGATGAGAGTGGCTCCAGTCTCGCAGGCTATCAAACAAAAGTATTTGGTATTGATAAAGATAAAACTATTTGGTCATATCAGCTTCCTAAAACTAATGGGTTGATTGGTATTCAGGCAATCAACCCATTAGTACAGAATGGAATTCTATTGTTACCATCCTTTCACGACACAACCGCAGGTCGTATCGAACAATTTACGGTGATGGATGTCGCTTCTGGTAAAGTTCTCTGGACTTGGGAAGCACCACAAAATCCTAATGGCTTATGGTCAGCTAATGTTTTTGGAGATACGATCTATACTTCGGTCTTTGGACATACTAAGACGCAGCCATCGGGACGCATCCGCGCGATTGACCTCAAAACTGGTAAAGAGAAATGGTCGTATGTCATTACTGGCAAAGTCAAAGCCGTAAATGAGCGCGAAATCTTGATCTGGGAACCTACACGCAACTCTAGTGGTAATTTTGTATTTTTAGACAAAGAAACGGGGCGATTCTTACGTAGATTTACAGTGACCCGTGAATATGATAGGGAGCCTCAACATTTAACTTGGGTAGATGGTCGGGTTTATATAGAAGATATGGAAATCAAAAATGTGACCTTGGGCTTCTATGGTTCTGCTGATAACAATAGCTGGGTCAGCGCCTTTGACGATAAAACTGGCAAATTAGTATGGCGAACTCCTACTTTGATGAATAGCCATATTTACTATCCACCCGTGGTGAGCGCTATAGCCGATAAACCAGAGAAGAAACGTTTGATTTTTGCCAGCAATTTCCTACGAACAGAAGGTAGTAGCAAAGTTCTATCTTTTGTCATTCCCTAA
- a CDS encoding tetratricopeptide repeat protein: MESEEIDWEQDLPLDADEAYQSLVRSLRRTDGFSLLFVRCSPVQGDRIISDVRADLPSKTIEVLELKESIDNLYDHVAALPNRVQINVLFIKGIEYSIFAYEDREMNDVNLRSQSSGYGGTWQGIPRVLGHLNLSRERFRDNFKFCFVYLLPEFALRYFIRRAPDFFDWRSNIYEFPTDKETVNQEAYRLAYLDCSYQEYCDLTPTQRIAKLSAILSYLDETPEPKNEAALWLEKGLIHRVSSEYEEETVAYEKAVEINTDKHKIWNDRGNALYNLGRYEETIASYDKAIEIKPDHYESWSHRGKALFHLERYEEAVTSFNKALELNSNNDDALLWHFRSKALFDLDIYEEEVTSYENDLQFNSGKHIAWYFRGKALFSLGRYEEAIVSFKKAVIIKPDFHLAWNSQGITMVGLSRYKEAIIFFDKAVEIKPDLQIAWDFRGKTLFNLRRYDEATISYDKNSQLNPRNYYAWYFRGNALRFLNRYEEAIESFNMAVEINSCKYEAWYKRGSVQRDLGRYEEAIISYDRAVGIKSDDYYAWINRSNALLNLGRYEEAINSYDQTLAIKPNKDKAWVKRGIALNNLGRYEEAIISYDKASEIKPDSPIPYYNKACAYSLQNQIELALENLQRTIQLDPYKYRKIAKTDSDFDSIRHDQRFQALIQ, encoded by the coding sequence ATGGAATCAGAAGAGATCGACTGGGAACAGGATTTACCGTTAGATGCTGATGAGGCATATCAATCTTTGGTGCGATCACTTAGGCGTACTGATGGATTTTCGTTGCTGTTTGTGCGTTGTTCTCCTGTACAAGGCGATCGGATTATTAGTGATGTTCGGGCTGACTTACCTAGTAAAACAATTGAGGTATTGGAGTTAAAAGAATCGATTGATAATCTTTACGATCATGTAGCTGCTTTACCAAACCGCGTGCAGATTAATGTTCTCTTTATCAAGGGTATAGAGTATTCGATTTTTGCCTATGAAGATCGGGAAATGAATGATGTTAACCTTAGAAGTCAGAGTTCGGGGTATGGTGGTACATGGCAGGGAATACCAAGGGTTTTAGGTCATCTCAACCTTAGCCGAGAACGTTTTCGAGATAATTTTAAATTCTGTTTTGTCTACCTTTTACCAGAATTTGCTCTGCGTTATTTTATTCGTCGCGCTCCTGATTTTTTTGATTGGCGTTCTAATATTTATGAATTTCCAACAGATAAAGAAACTGTCAATCAAGAAGCATATCGCTTGGCTTATCTTGATTGTAGCTATCAAGAATACTGTGACCTAACACCTACTCAGCGTATTGCAAAGTTATCAGCAATTTTAAGCTACCTTGATGAAACCCCAGAGCCAAAAAATGAAGCAGCTTTATGGCTTGAAAAAGGATTGATACATAGAGTAAGTAGCGAATATGAAGAAGAGACTGTTGCCTATGAGAAAGCAGTAGAAATAAACACTGACAAACACAAAATATGGAATGATCGAGGAAATGCTCTATATAATCTAGGAAGATATGAAGAAACAATTGCATCCTATGATAAGGCAATAGAAATTAAACCTGACCATTACGAATCATGGAGTCATCGAGGTAAGGCTCTATTTCATTTAGAAAGATATGAAGAAGCAGTCACATCCTTTAACAAAGCTTTAGAACTCAATTCTAATAATGACGACGCACTATTATGGCACTTTAGAAGCAAAGCGCTATTTGATTTAGACATATATGAAGAAGAAGTTACATCCTATGAGAATGATTTGCAATTCAATTCTGGCAAACATATAGCATGGTACTTTCGAGGCAAAGCTCTATTTAGTTTAGGCCGATACGAAGAAGCTATAGTGTCTTTTAAAAAAGCAGTGATAATCAAGCCTGATTTTCACTTAGCTTGGAACAGCCAAGGCATTACAATGGTTGGTTTATCTAGATATAAAGAGGCAATAATATTTTTTGACAAGGCAGTGGAAATTAAACCTGACTTACAAATAGCATGGGATTTTCGAGGTAAGACTCTATTTAATTTAAGAAGATACGATGAGGCAACCATATCCTATGATAAAAATTCGCAATTAAATCCTAGGAATTATTACGCATGGTACTTTCGAGGCAATGCACTAAGATTTTTGAACAGATATGAAGAGGCGATTGAATCTTTTAACATGGCTGTGGAAATAAATTCTTGTAAATACGAAGCATGGTATAAGCGAGGTAGTGTGCAAAGAGATTTAGGTAGATACGAAGAAGCAATCATTTCCTACGATAGGGCTGTGGGAATCAAGTCTGACGATTACTATGCATGGATCAACCGAAGTAATGCGCTACTTAATTTAGGTAGATACGAAGAAGCAATCAACTCCTATGACCAAACCCTTGCCATCAAACCGAACAAAGACAAAGCATGGGTGAAACGTGGCATTGCACTAAATAATTTAGGTAGATACGAAGAAGCAATCATCTCATATGACAAAGCATCAGAAATCAAACCTGACTCTCCAATTCCTTATTACAACAAAGCCTGTGCTTATTCTCTACAAAATCAGATTGAACTTGCTTTAGAGAACCTTCAAAGAACAATTCAACTCGATCCTTATAAGTATCGCAAAATTGCAAAGACCGACTCAGATTTTGACAGTATCCGCCATGATCAACGCTTTCAAGCCTTGATACAATAG
- a CDS encoding fatty acid desaturase family protein produces the protein MFSSDIKPTQILSPQELSVLNAKSNLKGALQLLGHLAVMAGSGYLWGANMGNLSDRWFIAIPALVLYGFSFAIMFAPLHEASHRTVFTNNQANDVLCWFAGLLSFYNSTFYRLYHKWHHRYTQILDKDPELSDRKPTNLKEYIIEISGITWWIGKFRRHFLTAIGNLENCPFIPEGSRAEVIRSNRLQLLVYAVAIAISIYFQHPWFITYWMLPLAVGQPILRFLLLAEHTDRPNTDNMLTNTRTTLTFAPFRFLIWNISYHAEHHLYASIPFHQLGSAHAKLSSHFECVEKGYFNVHRQIIANFDAKTENSVA, from the coding sequence ATGTTTTCAAGCGATATTAAACCTACGCAAATTCTTTCTCCTCAGGAATTAAGCGTTTTAAATGCCAAGTCAAATTTAAAAGGAGCTTTGCAACTATTAGGACATTTAGCAGTGATGGCTGGGAGTGGCTATCTCTGGGGCGCAAATATGGGCAACCTTAGCGATCGCTGGTTTATTGCCATACCAGCCCTAGTGCTTTATGGATTTAGCTTTGCGATTATGTTTGCGCCATTGCATGAGGCTTCCCACCGCACCGTGTTTACGAATAATCAAGCCAATGATGTCCTATGTTGGTTTGCAGGACTTCTCTCTTTTTATAACAGTACCTTCTATCGGCTCTATCACAAGTGGCATCATCGCTATACCCAAATCTTGGATAAAGATCCTGAATTAAGCGATCGCAAACCGACCAATCTCAAGGAATATATTATCGAAATTAGCGGAATTACTTGGTGGATCGGCAAGTTCCGTAGACATTTTCTTACAGCGATCGGCAACTTAGAAAATTGTCCGTTTATCCCTGAAGGCTCTCGCGCAGAAGTAATTCGCTCTAACCGTTTACAGCTATTGGTTTATGCGGTGGCGATCGCTATTTCTATATATTTCCAACATCCTTGGTTTATCACCTACTGGATGCTCCCTCTCGCAGTCGGTCAGCCGATTTTAAGATTTCTGCTCCTAGCCGAGCATACTGATCGCCCCAATACCGATAATATGCTCACTAATACCCGCACCACCCTCACCTTCGCGCCCTTTCGATTCCTAATTTGGAATATCTCCTACCATGCCGAACATCATCTCTATGCTTCCATTCCCTTCCATCAATTAGGTTCAGCCCATGCAAAACTAAGTTCCCATTTTGAATGTGTCGAAAAGGGCTATTTCAACGTCCATCGCCAAATCATCGCTAATTTTGACGCGAAGACTGAGAATTCAGTAGCATGA
- a CDS encoding DUF3782 domain-containing protein: protein MSQRPVTIDDIFELFRESERQRKEQQREFEQSLQEYRKTSEQEMAELKKIVAQTNKQVGGITSRWGEFVENLVRPAAVRMFREKGIEVHFTALRVEAQDEKGSIEIDVLAENTNEVVAIEVKSHLEVRDVKRFLITLDRFKQALPKYQSYKLYGAIAGIKVDERADEYATQEGLFLIKPSGDTVAIVNDQSFVAKTW, encoded by the coding sequence ATGTCCCAACGCCCTGTAACCATAGATGATATTTTCGAGTTGTTTCGTGAAAGTGAACGTCAACGCAAAGAACAACAACGAGAGTTTGAGCAGTCTTTGCAGGAATATAGAAAGACCTCTGAGCAAGAAATGGCTGAACTCAAAAAAATTGTCGCGCAGACCAATAAGCAAGTCGGTGGGATTACGAGTCGTTGGGGTGAGTTTGTTGAAAACTTAGTTAGACCTGCGGCAGTGCGGATGTTTCGCGAGAAGGGGATTGAAGTGCATTTTACAGCCTTGCGAGTAGAAGCTCAGGATGAAAAGGGTTCTATTGAAATTGATGTTCTAGCCGAAAATACTAATGAAGTGGTGGCGATTGAGGTAAAGTCTCATTTAGAAGTTCGTGATGTGAAGCGATTTTTAATCACTTTAGATCGTTTTAAACAGGCTCTTCCTAAATATCAAAGTTATAAACTCTACGGCGCGATCGCTGGCATTAAGGTGGATGAGCGAGCTGATGAATATGCCACACAGGAAGGGCTATTTCTGATTAAACCTTCAGGAGATACGGTGGCGATCGTCAACGATCAGAGTTTTGTAGCAAAGACTTGGTGA
- a CDS encoding creatininase family protein, producing the protein MLLHLSTWQEVEAYLQRSPAVIIPIGSTEQHGPTGLIGTDFICAEAIARAVGENADALVTSTLTLGMAEHHTGFAGTISLKPSTLTLVIHDVVRSLAKHGFKRFFFLNGHGGNIAVLKTAFTEIYNELPDVRCRLGNWWASGEIYKLVKELYGNQEGYHATPSEIAVTMYLYPDAIKKATLSDSVNKDSRIYSPEEFRKRYPDGRMGSNPALATVEHGQQLFELSVKELVSQYNDFIAEI; encoded by the coding sequence ATGCTCCTACATTTATCCACATGGCAAGAAGTTGAAGCCTACTTGCAGCGATCGCCAGCGGTGATTATTCCTATTGGCTCCACCGAGCAGCATGGTCCCACGGGATTAATTGGCACGGATTTTATTTGTGCCGAAGCAATCGCTCGTGCGGTGGGGGAAAATGCTGATGCTTTAGTGACTTCGACGCTGACTCTGGGCATGGCGGAGCATCACACAGGATTTGCAGGGACGATTAGCCTCAAGCCTTCCACGCTGACCTTAGTAATTCATGATGTGGTGCGATCGCTTGCTAAGCATGGATTTAAACGCTTCTTCTTCTTGAATGGGCATGGTGGCAATATCGCTGTTCTTAAAACCGCCTTTACCGAGATTTATAACGAACTGCCCGATGTGCGCTGTCGGCTCGGCAACTGGTGGGCAAGTGGTGAAATTTATAAACTCGTCAAAGAGCTTTATGGCAATCAGGAAGGCTATCACGCTACGCCTAGCGAAATTGCAGTGACGATGTATCTCTATCCCGATGCGATCAAAAAGGCGACCCTTAGTGATTCTGTCAATAAAGATAGCCGCATCTATAGCCCCGAAGAATTTCGCAAACGCTACCCCGATGGGCGCATGGGATCAAATCCTGCCCTCGCCACTGTGGAGCATGGGCAACAACTTTTTGAACTTTCCGTCAAGGAATTAGTCAGTCAGTACAACGATTTTATTGCTGAAATTTAA
- a CDS encoding ATP-binding protein: protein MSQDLLTQIYNAFDPFEPLPAGDPAYVDCAEVRGDTNILVDLGNKLLRSDRMVCQLYAGHRGGGKSTELLRLKDHLEKKGSVVVYFAADEDDIDPEDAQYTDILLSCTRHLLEELKNADPAPILGWLGDRWQDLKDLALTEVKFEDLKVEAQIALFAKLTASIRAIPSERQKIRDKVNPHSITLLTALNEFIDDAKRKLPKGKTHLVAIADNLDRIVPIPQEHGRTNHDEIFLDRAQQLQGLNCHIIYTIPISMVYSSRAADLRDIYGDPQVLPMIMVQTPDGKTDAAGFAKITEIIKKRIEPFAPNTNLETEIFSSGEGLLRLCLMSGGHVRNLMLLVRSAIDHIDSLPITEKAIQRGITQARDTYRRTVEQDEWELLAKVTESKQIDNDDRYRKLLFNRCVLQYGYFDDEGELQPWYDVHPLIKRIQQFKDAVAQLKKNSIIVS, encoded by the coding sequence ATGTCTCAAGATCTGCTGACTCAGATTTATAACGCTTTTGACCCGTTTGAGCCATTGCCTGCGGGCGATCCTGCCTATGTGGATTGTGCAGAGGTGCGGGGCGATACGAATATTTTGGTGGACTTGGGGAATAAGTTGTTGCGATCGGATCGTATGGTCTGTCAGCTATATGCAGGACATCGCGGCGGCGGTAAGTCTACGGAGCTTTTGCGGTTAAAAGATCATCTGGAGAAAAAAGGCTCTGTGGTGGTTTACTTTGCGGCGGACGAGGATGATATCGATCCTGAGGATGCTCAATATACGGATATTTTGTTATCTTGTACGCGGCATTTGTTGGAAGAACTTAAAAATGCTGATCCTGCGCCAATTTTGGGGTGGTTGGGCGATCGCTGGCAGGATTTGAAAGATCTGGCGCTGACTGAGGTTAAGTTTGAAGATTTGAAGGTTGAAGCTCAAATTGCCCTATTTGCAAAACTAACGGCGAGTATTCGGGCGATTCCATCTGAACGTCAAAAGATTCGGGATAAGGTAAATCCGCATTCGATTACTTTGCTAACAGCACTGAATGAGTTTATTGATGATGCGAAGCGCAAACTTCCAAAAGGGAAAACGCATCTAGTGGCGATCGCAGATAATCTTGATCGTATTGTGCCAATCCCGCAGGAGCATGGGCGCACTAATCACGATGAGATTTTCTTGGATCGAGCGCAGCAGTTACAGGGTTTGAATTGTCACATCATTTATACAATTCCGATTTCGATGGTTTATTCGAGTCGGGCGGCGGATTTGCGCGATATTTATGGCGATCCGCAGGTGTTACCGATGATTATGGTGCAGACTCCTGATGGTAAGACGGATGCGGCGGGGTTTGCCAAAATCACGGAAATCATCAAGAAACGGATTGAACCTTTTGCACCTAATACGAATTTAGAGACGGAAATCTTTAGTAGTGGGGAAGGTTTGCTCAGGCTCTGTTTGATGAGTGGTGGTCATGTGCGGAATTTGATGTTGTTGGTGCGATCGGCGATCGATCATATCGATAGTTTGCCAATTACGGAAAAGGCGATTCAACGGGGAATTACTCAAGCGAGAGATACCTATCGCCGCACGGTGGAGCAGGATGAATGGGAGTTACTGGCGAAGGTGACGGAGTCGAAACAAATCGATAATGACGATCGCTATCGCAAGTTGTTGTTTAATCGTTGTGTGTTGCAATATGGCTATTTTGATGATGAGGGAGAACTTCAGCCTTGGTATGATGTGCATCCTCTGATTAAGCGTATTCAGCAGTTTAAGGATGCTGTTGCACAGTTAAAGAAGAATTCAATTATTGTTTCTTGA